Proteins from a genomic interval of Watersipora subatra chromosome 10, tzWatSuba1.1, whole genome shotgun sequence:
- the LOC137407254 gene encoding protein GVQW3-like — MSDSRVEQRCAIKFCVQLQHSATETYSKIQQAYGDTALSRAQVFRWFKAFSEGKDSVEDDTRLGRPSSVHNDANVERIRELVHSDRRLTVRMIAEQLQLNPVTVHQILTVDLEMKEISAKFVPKNLTFEQKENR; from the coding sequence ATGAGCGACAGCAGAGTTGAGCAACGCTGTGCAATTAAGTTTTGTGTCCAACTTCAACACAGTGCCACAGAAACCTACTCAAAGATTCAACAAGCTTATGGAGACACAGCTCTGTCAAGAGCACAGGTTTTTAGGTGGTTCAAGGCATTTTCTGAAGGCAAGGACTCTGTCGAAGATGACACTCGGCTAGGGAGGCCATCATCCGTTCACAACGATGCAAATGTTGAGCGAATCAGAGAATTAGTTCATTCAGACCGCCGTTTAACTGTCAGGATGATTGCTGAACAGTTGCAGTTAAATCCTGTGACTGTCCATCAAATTTTAACTGTTGATCTGGAAATGAAGGAGATTTCGGCAAAGTTTGTTCCCAAGAATCTGACTTTCGAACAGAAAGAGAACAGATGA